A single Desulfomonile tiedjei DNA region contains:
- a CDS encoding GTPase domain-containing protein, protein MAIISFRSDEIHCKIVYYGPGRGGKTTNLITIHKALGHQVRGELLSIDTAGDRTLFFDFLPMDLGTIGKFRIKISLYTVPGQVRYNDTRKLVLKGVDGIVFVADSLEARKNNNLESFANLEDNLREQGKSTSVLPVVLQYNKRDLEGTKVAVLPLNELNEDLNPLSNYPAFPASALKGDGVRETFKKICMMTVVDVSTRLLKDRGMGLSGSGT, encoded by the coding sequence ATGGCCATTATAAGTTTCAGATCTGACGAGATTCACTGCAAGATAGTCTACTATGGGCCTGGGAGAGGCGGCAAAACGACCAACCTCATAACCATTCACAAGGCTCTGGGGCATCAGGTGAGGGGCGAGCTTTTGTCAATCGACACAGCAGGTGACCGTACTTTATTCTTTGACTTTCTTCCCATGGACCTGGGTACTATCGGCAAGTTCCGAATCAAGATCTCTCTGTACACCGTTCCTGGTCAGGTGCGATATAACGACACTCGAAAGTTGGTGCTAAAAGGCGTGGACGGGATAGTTTTTGTCGCTGATTCTCTCGAAGCGCGGAAGAACAACAACTTGGAGAGTTTCGCAAACCTCGAAGACAACCTTCGGGAGCAAGGGAAATCGACGTCAGTTCTGCCGGTTGTGTTGCAGTACAACAAAAGGGACCTTGAAGGGACCAAAGTGGCGGTCCTGCCTCTGAACGAACTCAACGAGGACCTGAACCCACTGTCCAACTACCCGGCGTTTCCCGCAAGCGCGCTGAAGGGTGACGGTGTGCGAGAAACATTTAAGAAAATCTGCATGATGACCGTAGTGGACGTTAGTACGCGACTGCTGAAGGACAGAGGAATGGGTCTTTCAGGATCCGGGACATGA
- a CDS encoding roadblock/LC7 domain-containing protein, whose amino-acid sequence MADLVLTKQSLDRIDAILANLITRSGAHTVLLIDKAGQLISFQGSMDQEKVASLAALTAANYGATTAIARLFGEQEFTLLFHKGKEENIHFSNVGDEYLMITIFNNNTHLGLVRLEVRKGLEQIEAMFAENLRQWFNT is encoded by the coding sequence ATGGCAGATCTTGTCTTAACAAAGCAGTCCCTTGATCGCATCGACGCTATCCTGGCGAATCTGATAACCAGGAGTGGCGCTCATACGGTGCTTTTGATCGACAAGGCCGGGCAACTCATCAGCTTTCAGGGGTCTATGGATCAGGAGAAAGTAGCCTCTCTGGCCGCCTTGACTGCCGCCAACTACGGAGCCACCACGGCAATTGCACGCCTTTTCGGTGAACAAGAGTTCACTCTTCTATTCCACAAAGGGAAGGAGGAGAACATCCACTTTTCCAACGTGGGCGACGAATATCTGATGATAACGATCTTCAATAATAACACCCATCTGGGCCTCGTACGGTTAGAGGTGCGTAAGGGGTTGGAACAAATAGAGGCTATGTTTGCCGAAAATCTTCGGCAGTGGTTTAACACCTGA
- a CDS encoding DUF4388 domain-containing protein: MDSNKQLKIQGFSGTITNTSLHDMIQLLCIGRNSCRMHVRSGPKKGLICFREGEIVHAQGSQLEGEEAFYDILSWELGTFECDDVAWRKETIQESWDFLLMESMRRLDTLIS; this comes from the coding sequence ATGGACAGCAATAAACAGTTGAAGATCCAAGGCTTCAGCGGCACAATTACGAACACGAGCCTTCATGATATGATTCAGTTGCTCTGCATAGGCCGAAACAGCTGTAGGATGCATGTGAGGAGCGGGCCCAAGAAGGGACTTATATGCTTCCGTGAAGGTGAGATTGTTCACGCCCAAGGGTCTCAGTTGGAAGGGGAAGAGGCCTTCTACGATATCCTGTCATGGGAATTGGGTACCTTCGAGTGCGACGATGTAGCGTGGCGAAAAGAGACCATTCAGGAAAGCTGGGACTTTTTGTTGATGGAGAGTATGCGTCGCCTTGACACCCTGATTAGCTAG
- a CDS encoding 3-hydroxybutyryl-CoA dehydrogenase: protein MDVKVFGVVGAGQMGNGIAHVAAVAGLTVIMNDVSQDFVDKGLRTIEKNLDRAVSKQKMSEDDKAQILRRIKGSTDLADFKGADFVVEAIIEDLDLKKKIFRTLDDVVKPGVVLASNTSSISITKLASATRRPEKFIGMHFMNPVPVMKLVEVINGLATDDETTKLTVDLAKKFGKTPVEAQDFPGFISNRVLMPMINEAVFALFEGVGTPEAIDEVMKLGMNHPMGPLTLADFIGLDTCLAVLNVLYEGFGDPKYRPCPLLRKYVDAGYLGKKSGRGFYDYSGD, encoded by the coding sequence ATGGACGTGAAGGTGTTCGGTGTGGTGGGCGCGGGTCAAATGGGAAACGGAATCGCTCATGTAGCGGCGGTCGCGGGTTTAACCGTGATAATGAACGACGTGAGCCAAGATTTCGTGGACAAAGGGCTGCGAACGATCGAAAAAAACCTGGACCGCGCCGTGTCCAAACAGAAAATGAGCGAGGATGATAAGGCTCAAATCCTCCGTAGGATTAAAGGCAGCACCGATCTAGCGGATTTCAAAGGTGCCGATTTCGTGGTGGAGGCCATAATCGAGGATTTGGATCTGAAGAAAAAGATCTTCCGCACTCTGGACGACGTGGTCAAGCCCGGCGTGGTCCTTGCCAGCAACACTTCTTCCATCTCCATCACGAAACTGGCTTCGGCAACCAGGCGCCCGGAGAAGTTCATCGGGATGCACTTTATGAACCCGGTTCCGGTCATGAAGCTCGTCGAAGTGATCAACGGCCTGGCGACTGACGACGAGACCACCAAACTGACCGTGGATTTGGCCAAGAAGTTCGGGAAAACCCCTGTGGAGGCTCAGGACTTTCCGGGGTTCATATCCAATCGCGTTCTCATGCCCATGATCAACGAGGCGGTTTTTGCTCTGTTCGAAGGCGTGGGCACACCCGAAGCCATTGACGAAGTAATGAAGCTCGGCATGAACCATCCTATGGGACCTCTGACCCTGGCTGATTTCATCGGATTGGACACCTGCCTCGCCGTATTGAACGTCCTTTATGAAGGATTTGGCGACCCGAAATACCGCCCGTGTCCGCTGTTAAGAAAGTACGTGGACGCGGGGTATCTTGGCAAAAAGAGCGGCCGAGGATTTTATGACTATTCCGGCGATTAG
- a CDS encoding DNA translocase FtsK — translation MTKKIPRSLGMPLVSRRSEYRAIVFFALALFLLLCLVSYDPRDPSLNVSTTRNHISNLCGLIGSHVADALVQVFGLTALLIPVGLAVLGLRAFVPPRAPSRWIEICSVFLLLAGISTLLERFSPGPFLKFPVLHAGGAIGTFLHQSFLRLVGSAGEVVLSLTLALLCILQLSKASLRGSIPIIAATSKIVGGYFLVLWGRLKAVTAEPPYYPEDEYVSADPPAVREDPLPKKVLPEVSQPDTAGIEFDTTHIGIPSWERMSCLPREGARALISNPDNGTNGTKAKPVPTEAVVPNPVPWKALETGSESARNGRGAVSHRELEAAIDEYIKEELLSKGRDQGRAAKLCAKPEGGEADSNGRPIRVTRRADEQIARANTRKNDPSTDDNFKLPSPDLLDPPPSSTRSVDEKLLEQNAATLEQKLLDLGIKGEVVEIHPGPVITMYELTLAAGIPLRKVLNTADDLAMALKCGSTRVVAPIPGKDTVGIEVPNLNREIVYFREIIESPAFMESTAPLKVAVGKGIDGEPFATSLTRMPHLLIAGATGTGKSVGLNVLICSWLMTCHPDEVKFLMVDPKKLELSYYQDIPHLIHPVVTEAEKVPRVLGWAIREMERRYDLLSLAGAKNIEGYNEKVRLNEIKVDPEGPPAEKLPYIVIIVDELAELMMVAAKDIEISIARLAQMARASGIHLILATQRPSVDVITGVIKANFPARLSFQVSAKPDSRTILDTTGAENLLGMGDMLFLPPGTAKMRRLHGAYVSEREIKSIVDFIKAQRAPVYLQEISKQLAEDESKMAAGDLIDDVKYDEAVELVSRLGHASISLIQRHMRIGYNRAARIIEAMEAEGLIGPSDGTSRPREVMARSLAHIPDTPG, via the coding sequence GTGACGAAGAAGATTCCGCGGTCCCTTGGTATGCCCCTAGTCTCGCGCAGGAGCGAGTATCGCGCGATCGTCTTTTTTGCCTTGGCACTGTTCTTACTGCTTTGTTTGGTTTCTTACGATCCTCGGGACCCGTCGCTCAACGTTTCCACCACGCGCAATCACATATCAAACCTGTGCGGTCTAATAGGTTCGCATGTTGCTGACGCGTTGGTGCAGGTTTTCGGCCTGACCGCCCTGCTGATTCCCGTCGGGCTCGCGGTTCTGGGTTTAAGGGCTTTTGTTCCCCCTCGCGCGCCTTCTCGCTGGATTGAAATTTGCTCGGTGTTCCTGTTGCTCGCCGGAATATCCACCCTGCTGGAGCGCTTCTCACCGGGTCCTTTTCTCAAGTTTCCAGTGCTCCACGCGGGCGGCGCTATTGGGACTTTCCTTCATCAATCGTTCTTGAGGCTTGTCGGGAGCGCGGGTGAGGTAGTGTTGAGCCTCACATTGGCTCTGCTGTGCATTCTACAGCTCTCTAAAGCTTCTTTACGGGGAAGCATCCCAATCATCGCGGCGACATCCAAGATCGTAGGCGGTTACTTCCTGGTGCTTTGGGGAAGGCTCAAGGCCGTTACGGCCGAGCCCCCGTACTATCCCGAAGACGAATACGTCAGTGCCGATCCGCCGGCCGTCAGAGAAGATCCCTTGCCTAAAAAGGTGTTGCCCGAGGTGAGTCAGCCCGACACCGCAGGAATCGAATTCGATACCACCCACATCGGGATCCCCTCCTGGGAACGGATGTCGTGCTTGCCGCGGGAGGGAGCGAGAGCGCTCATATCGAATCCCGATAATGGCACCAACGGGACCAAGGCTAAGCCTGTACCGACGGAGGCCGTGGTTCCGAATCCTGTGCCTTGGAAAGCATTGGAGACGGGCAGTGAATCCGCGCGCAACGGACGCGGTGCGGTGAGCCACCGGGAGTTGGAAGCGGCAATAGACGAATACATAAAGGAAGAGTTGCTGTCCAAGGGCCGCGACCAAGGACGCGCTGCAAAACTGTGCGCAAAGCCCGAGGGAGGCGAGGCCGATTCAAACGGCAGGCCTATCAGAGTTACCAGGCGAGCTGATGAGCAGATAGCTCGGGCGAACACCCGCAAGAACGACCCCTCGACAGATGACAATTTCAAGCTGCCGTCCCCGGACCTTCTTGATCCCCCTCCGAGTTCGACCCGGTCCGTAGATGAAAAGCTACTTGAACAAAACGCGGCCACACTGGAACAGAAGCTGCTGGACCTGGGAATCAAGGGAGAGGTTGTGGAGATTCACCCGGGTCCGGTCATTACTATGTATGAACTGACCCTGGCGGCCGGCATTCCTTTGCGAAAAGTGCTCAACACCGCAGACGACCTGGCCATGGCATTGAAATGCGGTTCTACGCGCGTAGTGGCCCCTATTCCGGGAAAAGACACGGTGGGCATAGAAGTGCCCAACCTTAATCGTGAGATAGTGTATTTCAGGGAAATTATCGAATCCCCCGCGTTCATGGAGTCCACAGCGCCTCTGAAGGTAGCTGTGGGCAAGGGTATAGACGGAGAACCCTTCGCGACCAGCCTGACCCGCATGCCTCACTTGCTCATAGCGGGCGCTACCGGAACGGGCAAGTCCGTGGGGCTGAATGTCCTCATCTGCTCCTGGCTGATGACCTGTCATCCGGATGAAGTCAAATTCCTCATGGTGGACCCAAAAAAGCTGGAGCTGTCCTACTATCAGGACATTCCACATCTGATCCATCCTGTGGTGACGGAGGCGGAAAAGGTCCCTCGCGTATTGGGTTGGGCAATACGGGAAATGGAGAGGAGATACGATCTCCTGAGCCTTGCCGGGGCTAAAAATATCGAAGGGTATAATGAAAAAGTACGTCTGAACGAAATAAAGGTTGATCCCGAAGGTCCGCCTGCGGAAAAGCTGCCCTACATAGTGATCATTGTGGATGAACTTGCGGAATTGATGATGGTTGCGGCCAAAGATATCGAGATATCCATCGCGCGCCTCGCCCAGATGGCAAGGGCCTCGGGCATTCATCTGATACTTGCAACGCAAAGGCCTTCAGTGGACGTCATCACCGGGGTGATCAAGGCCAATTTCCCAGCGCGCTTGTCGTTTCAGGTGTCGGCCAAACCTGACTCCCGCACGATTCTGGACACCACCGGTGCGGAAAACCTCCTTGGCATGGGGGACATGCTATTCCTGCCGCCGGGAACCGCCAAAATGAGGCGTTTGCACGGAGCATACGTTTCCGAGCGAGAGATCAAGAGCATCGTGGATTTCATAAAAGCGCAGCGAGCACCCGTCTACTTGCAAGAGATCTCCAAGCAACTCGCCGAAGACGAGTCAAAGATGGCCGCCGGCGACTTGATAGATGACGTAAAGTACGATGAGGCTGTCGAGCTTGTGAGTCGTTTGGGCCACGCGTCCATCTCTCTGATTCAGCGCCATATGCGCATCGGATACAATCGGGCCGCGCGCATAATCGAGGCCATGGAGGCCGAAGGCCTTATCGGACCGTCCGACGGTACCAGCCGTCCCCGCGAAGTAATGGCCCGCTCCCTGGCACACATCCCCGACACCCCCGGCTAA
- a CDS encoding histone deacetylase family protein, giving the protein MTAKPLQVIYDDVYLTDYPTASCETPERVSAIMAVLRKHYPVMKPEPASEEDVLRVHTRSVLKEIQADPGLYQAAITAAGGAILAANLALKGQPAFAAVRPPGHHASPASYWGFCFFNNVAVSIEGLLRRKAIFSALVLDIDLHFGDGTNNFFTGRPQVTVANIQDNDRGRFLQNVDLALSANEYDIIAISAGFDRHVQDWGGTLTTEDYFTIGRAVCKYAETRCEGRYYAVLEGGYNTEVLGENALALCKGMDPAS; this is encoded by the coding sequence ATGACTGCAAAGCCTCTTCAAGTCATTTATGACGATGTCTACTTGACCGATTATCCCACAGCTTCTTGCGAGACTCCCGAGCGGGTGTCTGCCATAATGGCCGTCCTGAGAAAACACTATCCTGTGATGAAGCCTGAGCCCGCGTCGGAAGAAGATGTTTTGCGAGTGCACACGCGATCGGTGCTGAAGGAGATTCAAGCAGATCCGGGTCTTTATCAGGCAGCGATAACGGCCGCTGGTGGGGCTATTCTGGCCGCCAATTTAGCATTGAAGGGCCAGCCTGCTTTCGCGGCTGTGCGTCCGCCCGGACATCACGCGAGTCCCGCAAGTTACTGGGGCTTCTGCTTTTTCAACAACGTGGCCGTTTCCATCGAAGGCTTGCTGCGCCGAAAAGCGATCTTCAGCGCTCTGGTTTTGGACATAGATCTCCATTTCGGTGACGGGACAAACAATTTCTTCACAGGAAGGCCCCAGGTTACTGTGGCGAATATCCAGGACAACGACCGAGGAAGATTCCTCCAAAATGTCGATCTCGCGCTGAGCGCCAACGAATACGACATTATCGCCATCAGCGCCGGGTTCGATCGCCATGTCCAGGATTGGGGCGGTACCCTTACTACCGAAGACTATTTCACTATCGGAAGAGCGGTCTGTAAGTACGCGGAGACCCGCTGTGAAGGAAGGTACTACGCGGTGCTCGAAGGCGGATACAACACCGAAGTTCTAGGAGAGAATGCGCTCGCACTTTGTAAAGGCATGGACCCGGCTTCGTAG
- the bioD gene encoding dethiobiotin synthase, whose amino-acid sequence MFITGTDTGVGKTMVAAGLVRLARDRGIRCVAVKPIETGCPVREGKLYPEDGVFLQLAAQGALTLDQCAPVRLSVPASPARAAAMEGRRLNLSDLEEHIRTIAEDADLTIVEGAGGLMVPIQGKLMMIDLIERLGYPTLLVGRTRLGTLNHTLLSLEALQRRGIETAGIVLSTTEPIPGPEEEFTAGDLAGIVKDVPVAVLPHLEEGIRRSPEEIANTMARIWPSAFVAKCLGQQE is encoded by the coding sequence ATGTTTATAACCGGCACCGATACAGGTGTCGGCAAGACAATGGTGGCCGCGGGTCTGGTCAGATTGGCCCGGGATCGCGGGATTCGCTGCGTTGCCGTGAAACCCATCGAAACAGGATGCCCGGTCCGAGAAGGGAAGCTCTACCCGGAAGACGGCGTTTTTCTGCAACTGGCGGCACAAGGAGCCTTGACCCTGGATCAGTGTGCTCCTGTCCGTTTGTCCGTACCGGCTTCACCTGCAAGAGCCGCCGCGATGGAAGGTCGCAGGCTTAACCTGTCGGATCTGGAGGAACACATCAGGACCATCGCCGAGGATGCGGATCTAACTATTGTGGAGGGCGCGGGCGGCCTCATGGTTCCGATCCAAGGGAAGCTGATGATGATCGATCTCATCGAAAGGCTCGGGTACCCCACTCTGCTGGTCGGGAGAACAAGGCTTGGGACCTTGAATCACACCTTGCTGAGCCTGGAGGCTCTCCAACGAAGGGGAATAGAAACCGCCGGGATAGTGCTTTCCACAACTGAACCCATTCCCGGACCCGAGGAAGAATTTACCGCGGGAGATCTGGCCGGAATTGTGAAGGACGTACCAGTGGCAGTGCTGCCGCATCTTGAAGAGGGAATACGAAGAAGCCCGGAAGAGATAGCGAACACAATGGCTCGGATCTGGCCTTCCGCTTTTGTGGCAAAATGCTTGGGACAACAGGAATGA
- the bioA gene encoding adenosylmethionine--8-amino-7-oxononanoate transaminase, with amino-acid sequence MRADPLLYKGSPRICVSWKRQEEATLTNWSELDKKYIWHPFTQMEEWLQSDSLVIERADGNYLIDTKGRRYLDGVSSLWVNVHGHRKAQIDDAVIVQLGKVAHSTLLGLAAVPSIELAQKLVQVTPEGLNRVFYSDSGSTAVEVALKIAFQYWKNLGHEKKRLFVTLSEAYHGDTIGSVSLGGIDLFHSIFHPLLFQTLTIPTPFPYRSPELTPEQCRDRSLDHFRALATNRVDEIAALVVEPLVQGAAGMIVHPKGFLKGLEEICREHHILLICDEVATGFGRTGKMFACEHEDVRPDMMALAKGLSGGYLPLAATLVTDEIHRAFLGQHTEYKTFFHGHSYTGNALACAAACACLDVFEQEEVLGKAPSKIALLAQVLKEQIEPLPHVGEIRQYGFMVGIELVEDPATRSPYPPELRMGARVTQNVRKYGVILRPLGDVVVLMPPLSITDGQIRELVAATAKSIKEICGSE; translated from the coding sequence ATGCGGGCAGACCCCCTTTTGTACAAAGGTTCACCCCGCATATGCGTCTCCTGGAAGAGGCAAGAGGAAGCGACTTTGACGAATTGGTCTGAACTCGACAAAAAATACATCTGGCATCCATTTACCCAGATGGAGGAATGGCTGCAATCCGACTCGCTGGTGATCGAGAGAGCCGACGGGAACTATCTTATCGACACGAAAGGGCGGAGATACCTGGACGGTGTCTCGTCCCTGTGGGTCAACGTTCACGGCCACCGCAAGGCACAGATAGATGACGCGGTCATTGTCCAACTCGGAAAGGTCGCACACTCCACCCTTCTCGGTCTGGCCGCTGTTCCGTCGATAGAGCTTGCGCAAAAGCTGGTGCAGGTTACACCGGAAGGTCTCAACCGTGTTTTCTATTCGGATTCAGGTTCCACCGCGGTTGAGGTCGCGCTCAAGATTGCATTCCAGTACTGGAAAAACCTCGGACATGAGAAGAAGCGGCTCTTTGTAACACTGTCAGAGGCATATCACGGAGACACCATCGGCTCCGTCAGCTTGGGCGGAATTGATCTGTTCCACTCGATTTTTCACCCTTTGCTATTCCAGACGCTGACCATTCCAACTCCGTTTCCGTATCGCTCACCCGAATTGACCCCCGAACAGTGCCGCGACCGATCCCTGGACCACTTTCGAGCGCTGGCCACAAACCGGGTCGATGAAATCGCCGCGCTGGTCGTAGAGCCTCTGGTTCAAGGCGCTGCCGGCATGATCGTTCACCCGAAAGGATTCCTGAAAGGTTTGGAAGAGATCTGCCGGGAACACCACATCCTTCTCATTTGCGATGAGGTGGCCACAGGCTTCGGCAGGACAGGCAAGATGTTTGCCTGTGAGCACGAGGACGTACGGCCCGATATGATGGCTCTGGCAAAAGGCCTGTCCGGAGGCTATCTCCCGCTGGCCGCAACTCTGGTCACTGATGAAATCCACCGGGCCTTCCTCGGGCAACACACCGAGTATAAGACATTTTTCCACGGGCACAGTTATACGGGCAATGCGCTTGCGTGTGCCGCGGCCTGTGCGTGCCTCGATGTCTTCGAACAGGAAGAAGTGCTCGGAAAAGCCCCATCCAAGATCGCCTTGTTGGCCCAAGTCCTTAAGGAACAGATAGAGCCTCTTCCGCATGTGGGCGAAATAAGGCAATACGGTTTTATGGTCGGGATTGAGCTTGTCGAAGACCCTGCCACGCGAAGTCCTTATCCTCCTGAATTGAGAATGGGCGCTCGCGTTACACAGAATGTGAGAAAATACGGCGTGATTCTGCGGCCCCTTGGCGACGTCGTGGTCCTTATGCCGCCTCTTTCAATTACCGACGGCCAAATTCGAGAGCTTGTGGCTGCCACAGCAAAGTCCATCAAGGAGATATGCGGAAGTGAGTAA